From the Theobroma cacao cultivar B97-61/B2 chromosome 2, Criollo_cocoa_genome_V2, whole genome shotgun sequence genome, one window contains:
- the LOC18608341 gene encoding dynamin-like protein ARC5 has protein sequence MEEETLNPHSTLYEAYNDLHGLAQELEAPFDAPAVLVVGHQTDGKSALVEALMGFQFNHVGGGTKTRRPITLHMSYDPLCDVPLCHLVSDEDPTLAHEKSLPEIQAYIEAENMRLEREPCQFSTKEIIIKVKYKHCPNLTIIDTPGLIAPAPARKNRALQSQARAVEALVRTKMQHKEFIILCLEDCSDWSNAMTRRVVMQIDPELSRTVIVSTKLDTKIPQFARSSDVEVFLSPPACTLDGFILGDSPFFTSVPSGRVGSGHDSVYRLNDEFKQAIVSREMEDIASLEEKLGRQLSKQERSRIGVSKLRLFLEELLQKRYMDSVPLIIPLLEKEYRSTTRKLTEINKELSTWDEVKLKEKGRTFHDLFLTKLSLLLKGTVVAPPDKFGETLVDERTNGGAFVGADGLQLPHKLIPNSGMRLYGGAQYHRAMAEFRFVVGGIKCPPITREEIVNACGVEDIHDGTNYSRTACVIAVSKARDAFEPFLHQLGCRLLHILKRLLPISIYLLQKDGEYLSGHEVFLRRVASAFNNFAESTERACREKCMEDLVSTTRYVTWSLHNKNRAGLRHFLDSFGATEQSSAVVNSISPGISQETLPGSVAAEKHDTKPRADVKLSHLSSGIDSCSSAQTAETKLADLLDSTLWNRRLGPSSERIVYALVQQIFHGIREYFLASAELKFNCFLLMPVVDKLPALLREDLESAFADDMDNVFDITNLRHSLGQRKRDTEIELKRIKRLKEKFRVIHQQLSSCQRIPILLPACSD, from the exons ATGGAGGAAGAAACACTGAACCCACACTCAACTCTCTACGAGGCCTACAATGACCTCCACGGTCTAGCTCAAGAACTGGAGGCTCCCTTCGACGCGCCAGCGGTGCTTGTCGTAGGACACCAAACGGACGGCAAAAGCGCCTTGGTCGAAGCCCTCATGGGCTTCCAATTCAACCACGTCGGCGGTGGAACCAAGACTCGCCGACCCATCACTCTCCATATGTCTTACGACCCTCTTTGCGACGTCCCATTGTGCCATCTCGTCTCTGATGAGGACCCCACTCTCGCCCACGAAAAATCTCTCCCCGAAATTcag GCATATATTGAAGCTGAAAACATGAGGTTGGAACGTGAGCCATGTCAATTCTCAACTAaggaaattatcattaaagTGAAATACAAACATTGTCCGAATTTGACTATTATAGATACTCCTGGGCTTATTGCTCCAGCCCCGGCTCGAAAGAATCGTGCTTTGCAG AGCCAAGCCCGTGCAGTGGAGGCCCTAGTAAGAACAAAGATGCAGCATAAAGAGTTCATTATATTATGTCTTGAAGATTGTAGTGATTGGAGTAACGCAATGACAAGAAGAGTTGTAATGCAA ATTGATCCAGAGCTTTCGAGAACTGTCATTGTCTCTACCAAGCTCGACACCAAAATTCCTCAGTTTGCACGTTCTTCAGATGTGGAAGTTTTTCTCTCCCCACCTGCATGCACGCTTGATGGCTTCATATTGGGTGACTCTCCATTCTTTACATCAGTTCCTTCTGGAAGAGTTGGTTCTGGGCATGATTCTGTTTACAGATTAAATGACGAGTTTAAACAG GCAATAGTATCTAGAGAGATGGAAGACATAGCATCTTTGGAGGAGAAGTTAGGCCGACAATTGTCAAAGCAAGAAAGAAGTAGAATAGGTGTAAGCAAACTTAGACTTTTTCTGGAGGAACTATTACAGAAAAG GTACATGGATAGTGTTCCTTTGATCATTCCACTTCTTGAGAAGGAGTACCGCAGCACAACAAGAAAGTTAACTGAAATAAATAAGGAACTAAG CACTTGGGATGAagtgaaattgaaagaaaaaggaagaacttTTCACGATCTATTCCTAACCAAG TTGTCACTGCTACTAAAAGGCACAGTTGTTGCACCTCCAGATAAATTTG GTGAAACACTAGTAGATGAGAGAACTAATGGAGGAGCATTTGTGGGTGCTGATGGCCTTCAACTGCCACACAAGCTAATACCT AATTCTGGAATGCGTCTGTATGGAGGTGCACAATATCATCGTGCCATGGCTGAATTCCGTTTTGTTGTGGGAGGGATAAAATGCCCTCCAATTACTAGGGAAGAAATTGTCAATGCTTGTGGAGTTGAAGATATTCATGATGGAACAAACTACTCAAG GACAGCTTGTGTTATAGCTGTTTCAAAGGCTCGTGACGCTTTTGAACCTTTCCTTCATCAG TTGGGATGTAGGCTCTTGCACATTCTGAAGAGATTGCTTCCTATCTCTATCTATCTTCTTCAG AAAGATGGTGAATATTTAAGTGGCCATGAGGTGTTTCTCAGGCGTGTTGCTTCTGCTTTCAACAACTTTGCTGAATCTACTGAAAGAGCTTGTCGTGAGAA GTGCATGGAGGATTTAGTGAGTACAACCCGTTATGTTACATGGTCCCTCCACAATAAG AATCGAGCTGGGTTACGTCATTTTTTAGACTCATTTGGTGCAACAGAGCAGTCCAGTGCAGTAGTCAATTCTATATCTCCTGGTATTTCTCAAGAGACATTGCCTGGGTCAGTTGCTGCTGAGAAGCATGACACCAAGCCAAGAGCAGATGTAAAACTCAGTCATCTATCCTCAGGCATTGATTCATGCTCTTCTGCTCAGACAGCAGAAACAAAGCTTGCTGACCTTCTAGATAGCACACTTTGGAACAGGAGACTTGGTCCTTCATCAGAAAGGATTGTTTACGCATTGGTACAACAGATATTTCATGGTATAAGAGAATACTTCTTGGCCTCTGCTGAATTAAAG TTCAACTGCTTTCTTCTAATGCCAGTTGTGGACAAGTTACCTGCACTTCTCAGGGAGGACCTAGAATCTGCATTTGCTGATGACATGGATAATGTATTTGACATCACCAACCTTCGGCACTCCTTGGGCCAACGAAAGAGAGATACAGAGATTGAGCTCAAAAGG ATTAAGAGGCTCAAAGAGAAATTTAGGGTCATACATCAGCAACTTAGTTCGTGTCAACGAATACCAATTTTGTTGCCTGCTTGTTCTGATTGA
- the LOC18608340 gene encoding phytoene dehydrogenase, chloroplastic/chromoplastic, producing the protein MPLTLSPSSSFSLLSPTPDRTNRFFKFSIPHASTQLAPKPPPVLKTAPVIVIGAGLAGLAAATRLNSENIPFLLLEASDGVGGRVRTDVVDGFLLDRGFQIFITAYPEAQKLLNYNELNLQKFYSGARIYYDGQFHTVADPLRHFSDSLLSLANPIGSVIDKLLIALTRARVLSKSYEEILTATEVSTIELLKNIGFSDSMTERFFRPFFGGIFFDRELETTSRLFDFVFKCLALGDNTLPAKGIGEIPNQLAAKLPPDSVLLTAKVVSVDLEGSNSPSVRLESGEILKSELGVIMAVEEPALDKILAGRKQPAKRKPARSTVCLYFSADQDQIPVGDPVLFLNGSGEGIINNMFFATNVAPSYSPPNKALVSVSLIGLFEDVCDDDLTAEVTGELSGWFGASMVGSWRHLRTYRIGFAQPNQSPPTDLMKGPSIAPGLYLCGDYITSATFDGALVSGRRAVEALLKDRALARV; encoded by the coding sequence ATGCCTCTCACTCTTTCTCCATCCTCGAGCTTCTCTCTCCTCTCTCCCACCCCTGACAGAACCAATCGCTTCTTCAAGTTCAGTATTCCCCATGCCTCTACCCAACTCGCCCCTAAACCTCCGCCTGTTCTCAAGACAGCTCCGGTCATTGTCATTGGCGCCGGCCTCGCTGGCCTTGCCGCCGCTACCCGTCTCAACTCCGAAAACATCCCCTTCCTCCTCCTTGAGGCTTCTGATGGCGTTGGTGGCCGCGTTCGGACTGATGTTGTCGATGGCTTTCTCTTGGACCGTGGCTTCCAAATCTTCATTACTGCCTACCCTGAAGCCCAAAAGCTACTAAATTACAATGAGTTAAATCTCCAAAAGTTTTACTCTGGTGCCAGAATTTACTACGATGGTCAATTCCACACAGTTGCTGATCCTTTGCGCCATTTCTCGGACTCCCTTTTGTCCCTTGCAAATCCCATTGGGTCAGTTATCGATAAGCTGCTTATTGCTTTGACTCGGGCTCGAGTTTTAAGTAAATCATATGAGGAAATTCTAACTGCCACCGAGGTTTCAACTATTGAATTATTGAAGAATATTGGGTTTTCGGATTCAATGACTGAAAGGTTTTTTAGACCCTTCTTTGGCGGGATTTTTTTCGACAGGGAGCTGGAAACTACTTCAAGACTTTTCGATTTTGTCTTCAAATGTCTTGCTCTTGGCGATAACACTCTTCCCGCTAAAGGAATCGGTGAGATTCCAAACCAATTAGCAGCAAAATTGCCACCTGATTCAGTCCTGTTGACCGCCAAAGTGGTTTCCGTTGATTTGGAAGGTTCAAATTCACCGTCCGTGAGATTAGAGAGTGGCGAAATTCTGAAGAGTGAGCTTGGAGTAATAATGGCGGTTGAAGAACCAGCACTCGATAAGATTTTGGCGGGAAGGAAACAACCGGCGAAGAGAAAACCAGCCCGAAGTACGGTTTGTTTGTATTTTTCAGCGGACCAGGATCAAATCCCGGTTGGTGACCCTGTGCTGTTTCTCAATGGCTCAGGGGAAGGAATCATCAATAACATGTTTTTCGCTACAAATGTGGCTCCCTCTTATAGCCCTCCAAACAAAGCTTTGGTATCCGTATCGTTGATCGGGTTGTTTGAGGATGTCTGTGATGATGATCTAACGGCTGAGGTGACTGGGGAGCTTTCAGGTTGGTTTGGGGCCTCAATGGTTGGGTCATGGAGGCACTTGAGAACATATCGGATTGGTTTTGCCCAACCCAACCAATCCCCACCAACAGATTTGATGAAAGGCCCTAGCATTGCACCGGGTTTGTATTTGTGTGGTGATTATATAACTTCTGCTACTTTTGATGGAGCTCTGGTTTCGGGTAGAAGAGCAGTGGAAGCTTTGTTGAAGGATAGGGCGTTGGCTCGGGTTTAA